One genomic region from Rhizomicrobium palustre encodes:
- a CDS encoding S41 family peptidase: MTNHGWRGFLAACVLTCFPARADAPPPASTEITTTAALEDLELAISAVEAAIPNIYWHQTRQQWAAAKAAARNKISGVTDSESLWRVVRPLVGQIGEGHLSMQLSDAMQQHYRDAPRFPLDLLWTDAGAFVLASYGEAADIPKGARLISVDGESAADLLRDMVTVTPHDGVIQTGVMRTISGRGFASTLYRLRGAQSHFHVVLDGPQGRIDRDLAAVPRSARPAEGDDPAPLPTLEWLGDHTAYLNVPTFSNSRLPAAGANFPDAIHAVFVQLEQRGVTDLILDLRENEGGSEPNESILFSYLVEKRVHKYAAVEARGRHIAVTSLSGKHFETDVFEDDESQERAIQGGRITRRNTPPYGLMSRWKTFSPIFHGRLVVLAGGNTFSGGAELSSLLYHSRRGVFVGEEVGGTDEGNTSGYRWSIELPNSKMKLTIPLLQFRMAWTSPWRGHGVMPDCPVPPEVLHFGEQRDHAWQVAAALLEQDWRQPHQAMCPKN; this comes from the coding sequence ATGACCAATCACGGGTGGCGTGGGTTTCTCGCAGCATGTGTCCTGACCTGCTTTCCCGCCCGCGCGGATGCACCGCCTCCGGCCAGCACGGAAATCACCACCACAGCAGCGCTCGAAGATCTGGAACTGGCGATTTCGGCGGTCGAAGCGGCTATACCGAACATCTACTGGCACCAAACGCGGCAGCAATGGGCAGCAGCGAAGGCAGCGGCCCGCAACAAAATTTCCGGCGTCACCGACAGTGAATCGCTATGGCGGGTCGTGCGCCCCCTCGTCGGCCAGATCGGCGAAGGCCATCTGAGCATGCAGCTCAGCGACGCCATGCAGCAGCATTATCGTGATGCGCCGCGCTTTCCGCTCGATCTCTTATGGACCGATGCGGGCGCCTTCGTGCTCGCGAGCTATGGCGAAGCGGCGGACATTCCTAAGGGCGCGCGGCTGATCTCGGTTGATGGCGAGAGCGCGGCCGACTTGCTGCGCGATATGGTGACCGTGACGCCGCATGACGGCGTGATCCAAACCGGCGTAATGCGCACCATATCCGGCCGAGGCTTTGCCTCGACCCTGTATCGTTTGCGCGGGGCGCAATCACATTTTCATGTTGTGCTCGATGGCCCGCAGGGGCGGATAGACCGCGATCTCGCCGCGGTCCCGCGCAGCGCGCGGCCCGCCGAAGGGGACGATCCCGCGCCGCTGCCCACGCTCGAATGGCTGGGCGATCACACCGCTTATCTCAATGTCCCGACCTTCAGCAATTCCCGGCTACCGGCCGCAGGCGCGAATTTTCCTGACGCGATCCACGCCGTCTTCGTGCAGCTCGAGCAACGCGGGGTTACCGACCTGATCCTCGATCTGCGCGAAAACGAAGGCGGGTCGGAGCCCAACGAGAGCATCCTGTTCTCGTATCTCGTCGAAAAACGGGTGCACAAATACGCCGCGGTGGAAGCGCGCGGCCGTCACATCGCGGTGACGAGTTTAAGCGGCAAGCACTTCGAGACGGACGTCTTCGAGGACGATGAAAGCCAGGAGCGAGCGATCCAAGGCGGCCGGATCACACGCCGCAACACCCCGCCCTATGGGCTGATGTCCCGCTGGAAAACATTCTCGCCGATTTTCCATGGCCGCCTTGTTGTGCTGGCGGGCGGCAACACCTTCTCGGGCGGAGCCGAGTTGTCGTCCTTGCTCTATCACAGCAGGCGTGGCGTCTTCGTCGGCGAGGAAGTCGGCGGCACGGATGAAGGCAACACCAGCGGCTATCGCTGGAGCATCGAGCTTCCCAACAGCAAGATGAAACTCACCATACCGCTGCTGCAATTCCGCATGGCCTGGACCAGCCCGTGGCGCGGCCATGGCGTGATGCCGGATTGTCCGGTCCCGCCTGAGGTTCTGCATTTCGGGGAACAGCGCGATCACGCCTGGCAGGTCGCCGCCGCGCTGCTCGAACAAGACTGGCGCCAGCCCCACCAGGCCATGTGCCCGAAAAACTGA